In Pempheris klunzingeri isolate RE-2024b chromosome 5, fPemKlu1.hap1, whole genome shotgun sequence, the DNA window GGAAATGGCATCGCTCTTTAGTAGGGACTCTCCAGAAAAGTTAAACATATTTATGCAGAGTTGTGCATCGTGTTGTCTCTTCGGACAGTTTCCTtcataacacagacacactttccTCCTGTATGCATGTGTAGCTGGAGCATGTACTGTGAATCACCACAATATATCACATATATACTTTAtctacatatacatatataattaatcaattatttcaaaatgtcatgtATATTTTGACTGCTTTTATAATTTATTGTTaaagtctatttttttttattttaaccacTCTGGGTCTCCTTATGTGTAACGTCCTTGGcagatatgaaatatgaatgtatcCTGGAGTCTGATATTGTTATGAACACAACAcctttcatttctatttttcttaaaTCTGCTAGAAATGTCTTTTATGCAACATTTTCCACACATTGTCCTCTACTCTAGTATGAATTATTTAGTGTTCTTGGCACACGATTAGGATTCAAAATGCCCCCCGAGATAAGATGCTGATTTTATCTTCGTTTTGAATTTTGTTACTGGTGAAATGTTAACCCAAAGCTGCAGATGTCCTCACCTTCTCTTCAGCCCAGGAGCAGTCAGAGACCACAAGGAGGATGAGCAGACTGAGCGCGCCCTTGAAGAAAGCCATGCTGCAGGTGTGCCGTGTTAACACCTGGAACCTGGTGCGGACGCAGTTTATAGCCTTCAGAATATCACCTGAAAAAAGCCACCGCTTTGCCAAATGATAAGCTGCACGTGGCCTTGAGAACATGCTGCTGATTCCCACCTTAACTAACCTAAATAAAATCTGCCCGTGGTGGCAAAAATGTTTCTGGGAAAACTGCGTGCGACTGAAGGCACTAAAGACACCTGCTTAATGTTTCCGGATCCTGGACTGATCTATAATCAATATACTGGATTAATCAGTTTCTCTTTTATTATTGAGTTCAGCAAACTGTTGATGATCTATGGAAGCCCATTAAattagaaaaacacaccacacattAATTAgttctcttcattttctaaCATCATACTGTCTGCTCAGGGCTGTCTATGGAAGCACCCATAAATCAATACAAACTGAAATTATTATACAAGAGGTTGTAATTTTGATGAACTGTTTTAGAAAATTTTACTTACTATTTAAGATTTTTGACTCATTATCTCTTAAGTCTGATTTAATATATCCAAATTATGACGTATTGTCTCACAGCTTTGGTGTAGAAAGTAAAATATTTGACTTAGTATGTCAAAGAGaaagaatcttttttttaaacattatctttaacttttcataattatttttcttttcctggcaCAAAATGGCCTGTTTACTAACCAGTAAACTTTAGTGAGGAGAGAAAGTTTAAATGTGgtgaaaatcaaataaaaaaatgaaacattatcTCCAGTTTAacatcttgtgttttgtcttgattttaattgcatgttttctttctattgCACCAACTGAAAGCTTTTCCAATCATTTCCCTTTTACATATTCACTTTTCTAATTGCTAACCCTGCCTATCATAGACTGATAACACATTTGTTTAGAATGCTCTTTATTAACAGCATCGTCATCCTTGCATTCATCATGTATTTACCTGTTCATCTATATGCACAAATGAGACATCATTAAATCTGACAACATCATCAAGTATGTTGAACACCACTGATGTAGTTTAAGCTTCAAAGACAACACACCCTGTAGTTGGTACTGGTAGTCGGTACTCTTTGGGTTTTCCTGTGACTTTAGTCTTAGACCTCCTTCAACAGAAGGCCATAAGGACGGATGGCCCTTTCGACCATCTTCTGCTCATCTTCATCTGATGTTCCTCTGGGGATGCGTACCAGATAGTACTTGTCGTAGTTGTGTTTCTCCCTGTACTGGGGGTTGATTCGATTCTGCAGAACCACTTTGTACTTCTTGCCCGTCGTGGGGGATACGAATTCTTTGGCATATTGGGCCGCCTCAGATATGAGTGGAGTGGAATAAATCCCCCTGCCGTAAACCTGACCCGGGCCaggctgttaaaaaaaaaaaagaaagaatttgaACTTATCAACTTTCAACCAACTAACCAGTATTACCACTCTCACTACTGTACACAGAACATTTATTTATGGTAGTATAGTAACATTTGAACCACACAATTTTTTGAGATTGAGACTGAGATGCCAATATGGGCAATGAAGTCACAGTGTTTGTTGTACAAATTTGTGTCTTTGAGAATTCGGAACGTGGTTTCCATgctgagacacagcagcaggatggaaTTCTGGATTTCTTCAAATATTAACTTAATATTAACAGCAGTGATCAATAACAGCCAAAAGATTCTTTAAAAAGTAGGAgctttgtgtaaaaaaaaataaaaggtgcTAACTGCTGTGAATCAAAGTTATAAAATGAGGACTAAAATCATGTCCACCCATTATGTGTCCTTggaattattttaatttgccattttcatattttggttCTTACtgtctttcaaacacacacatatacacatacatacacaaacttATACACTTTCCTTCACATTTACTCCAGCCGtcatataatgaaaataaaaaccttgTAGTGGTCAGAGATGATGCCTTGGGCCCCATTATCAGACGTCCCATGGTAGGACACAGGCCACTCTCCTGGCACTGACGTGGTGCTGCGGTATCGAGTTCCCAGCCAGGCATTTTCATCATACTTATCCAGGACCTGAGACGAAACAAAAGTCTTATTACTCAAAAACATCTACGTGTGTGACCTCTGTCATAGTAACAACACCtaccagtgatgtcacagtgtactgGAGTACACCTGT includes these proteins:
- the LOC139201147 gene encoding uncharacterized protein, with the protein product MMDRQVALEALCVLCNANVTSLQRAGGGATPRCSGGAATLSIKQLIPAILDGDQFWNKDLTLDCEALRNISCQACDVVDISRSRPIQLVDEDDLFDPRFDYDFSNLKDTEVYYRGGEVYERPCGWYRFAVKVLDKYDENAWLGTRYRSTTSVPGEWPVSYHGTSDNGAQGIISDHYKPGPGQVYGRGIYSTPLISEAAQYAKEFVSPTTGKKYKVVLQNRINPQYREKHNYDKYYLVRIPRGTSDEDEQKMVERAIRPYGLLLKEV